The following proteins are encoded in a genomic region of Euhalothece natronophila Z-M001:
- a CDS encoding DUF3368 domain-containing protein, giving the protein MADHPAINTSPLIFLTKGNYLSLLQVLSEKIIVPEIVATEIKAYGESDITAQAVAKTDWLLVTKTPPIPNLIQSWDLGAGESAVLSWGYFHSNTEVILDDLMARRCANALKIPVRGTLGIVLLAKQRGAIPSARPILATLKQSGMYLSERVMNEALKIVDE; this is encoded by the coding sequence ATGGCTGATCACCCTGCAATTAATACTTCTCCTTTGATTTTTTTAACAAAAGGAAATTATTTATCTTTATTACAGGTGCTAAGTGAGAAAATAATTGTCCCTGAAATTGTAGCCACTGAGATTAAAGCCTATGGAGAATCAGATATTACCGCTCAAGCTGTTGCAAAAACGGACTGGCTGTTAGTGACAAAAACTCCCCCCATTCCTAATTTAATTCAGTCTTGGGATTTAGGAGCAGGAGAATCTGCGGTTTTGAGTTGGGGATATTTCCACTCAAACACTGAAGTGATTTTAGATGATTTAATGGCTCGACGTTGCGCCAATGCTTTAAAAATTCCAGTACGAGGAACGTTGGGAATTGTTCTTTTAGCTAAACAACGAGGAGCGATTCCTTCTGCTCGTCCAATACTAGCAACTTTAAAGCAGTCTGGAATGTATTTATCAGAAAGAGTGATGAATGAAGCACTAAAAATAGTTGATGAATAA
- a CDS encoding UPF0175 family protein, with translation MPEIKINLPEEILSARRLPPDDFVRDLRLAAAIHWYQRNEISQEKAAQVAGLNRRDFLAALAREEVDVFTVDLEDLKRELENG, from the coding sequence ATGCCTGAAATTAAAATTAATTTACCCGAAGAAATCTTATCGGCTCGTCGTCTTCCTCCAGATGATTTTGTCCGTGACTTGCGTTTAGCAGCAGCGATTCACTGGTATCAGAGAAACGAAATTTCTCAAGAAAAAGCGGCTCAAGTTGCAGGGTTAAATCGTCGAGATTTTTTAGCAGCTTTAGCCAGAGAAGAAGTTGATGTGTTTACCGTTGACTTGGAAGACTTAAAACGAGAATTAGAAAATGGCTGA
- a CDS encoding four helix bundle protein: MNSLVYDKAYQFAIRIVKAYRYLVEEKKEFVLSKQLLRSGTSTGANIAEANGGISKADFRAKISIAYKECLETKYWLSLLKDTNYISPEAFFSIYTDAEEISKMLWKILKTAQTSKND, encoded by the coding sequence GTGAATAGTTTAGTGTATGATAAAGCGTATCAATTTGCCATCCGAATTGTTAAGGCTTATCGGTATTTAGTGGAGGAGAAAAAAGAATTTGTTTTATCCAAGCAACTCCTTCGTAGCGGAACATCAACTGGTGCAAATATTGCAGAAGCGAATGGAGGAATATCGAAAGCCGATTTTAGAGCAAAAATATCCATTGCATACAAAGAATGTTTAGAGACAAAGTATTGGTTATCTTTGTTGAAAGACACGAATTATATTTCTCCAGAAGCATTTTTTAGCATCTACACAGATGCAGAAGAAATTAGTAAGATGTTATGGAAAATATTAAAAACAGCACAAACCAGTAAGAATGACTGA